In a genomic window of Lycium ferocissimum isolate CSIRO_LF1 chromosome 9, AGI_CSIRO_Lferr_CH_V1, whole genome shotgun sequence:
- the LOC132031173 gene encoding uncharacterized protein LOC132031173, translated as MGKKSISLENYLDFIDSNKRLDLTAGNLNEIISIHGFKKHKGQKNVLVDTVRSMDLMDLRRSTLQEEISSEAFVSLNEAIKDLTHLNWQECCVTSLQTICFSNGVKDSVHRKEKTNASASSVLNMPPMKKQKAPSQQSAGVTNEQVDVTEASVNDEQVAFCGVMCVQSAMGVSKRVMEKDYVQEVTKKQHYEKLNWGTKWVPSQQSAGVTNEQVDVTEESVNDEQVAFSGVMCVQSAVQEVTKKQYYEELNWKTKATRTGRASQVVKVERFT; from the exons ATGGGGAAAAAATCGATAAGCTTAGAGAATTATCTCGATTTCATTGACAGCAACAAGAGACTCGATTTAACTGCCGGTAATCTCAATGAG ATCATCAGCATTCACGGATTCAAAAAACACAAGGGTCAAAAG AACGTTCTGGTTGACACGGTGAGATCAATGGATTTAATGGACCTGCGACGCTCCACATTGCAAGAGGAGATATCATCAGAAGCGTTCGTTTCTCTCAATGAAGCAATCAAAGACCTCACTCATCTCAATTGGCAAGAATGCTGTGTCACTTCTCTGCAAACCATTTGTTTCTCTAACGGTGTCAAGGACTCAGTTCACCGCAAGGAGAAGACTAACGCTTCAGCTTCATCAGTGCTGAATATGCCGCCAATGAAGAAGCAAAAG gcACCAAGCCAACAGTCAGCTGGTGTGACTAATGAACAAGTCGACGTTACAGAAGCGAGTGTAAATGACGAACAAGTTGCATTTTGTGGTGTTATGTGTGTGCAAAGTGCTATGGGTGTTTCGAAAAGAGTCATGGAGAAGGACTATGTTCAAGAAGTCACAAAGAAGCAGCACTATGAAAAGCTTAATTGGGGAACAAAATGG GTACCAAGCCAACAGTCAGCTGGTGTGACTAATGAACAAGTTGACGTTACAGAGGAGAGTGTAAATGATGAACAAGTTGCATTTTCTGGTGTTATGTGTGTGCAAAGTGCTGTTCAAGAAGTCACAAAGAAGCAGTACTATGAAGAACTTAATTGGAAAACAAAAGCGACAAGAACAGGAAGGGCAAGCCAAGTTGTAAAAGTGGAACGTTTTACTTAA
- the LOC132031174 gene encoding 14-3-3 protein 8 isoform X2 yields MASRENFVYMAKLAEQAERYDEMVDAMKNVANMDVELTVEERNLFSVGYKNVVGSRRASWRILSSIEQKEESRGNEQNVKRIQEYRKKVESELTDICNNIMTVIDEHLIPSCTAGESTVFYYKMKGDYYRYLAEFKTGDDKKEVSDLSLKAYQKATTTAEAELPITHPIRLGLALNFSVFYYEIMNSPERACQLAKQVFDEAISELDSLNEDNYKDGTLILQLLRDNLTLWTADIPEDADGQKGDAANKTGGIEDAE; encoded by the exons ATGGCTTCTCGTGAGAACTTTGTATATATGGCTAAGCTTGCTGAACAAGCTGAACGCTATGATG AGATGGTCGATGCGATGAAGAATGTTgcaaatatggatgttgaattgACTGTGGAGGAGAGGAATTTGTTTTCTGTTGGTTATAAGAATGTGGTAGGATCTAGGAGAGCATCTTGGAGGATCTTATCTTCCATCGAGCAGAAGGAAGAGTCTAGAGGAAATGAACAGAATGTGAAGCGGATCCAAGAGTACCGGAAAAAAGTTGAGTCAGAGCTCACCGACATTTGCAATAATATCATGACTGTGATTGATGAGCATCTGATTCCATCATGTACTGCAGGCGAATCAACTGTGTTTTACTACAAAAT GAAAGGGGATTATTATCGATACCTTGCAGAGTTCAAAACGGGTGATGACAAGAAAGAGGTTTCTGATCTGTCTTTAAAGGCATATCAG AAAGCTACAACTACTGCCGAGGCTGAATTACCAATTACCCATCCCATTCGGTTGGGTTTGGCTTTAAATTTCTCTGTTTTCTACTATGAGATAATGAACTCCCCTGAAAG GGCATGCCAACTGGCTAAGCAGGTTTTTGATGAAGCAATATCAGAGCTGGATTCCCTCAATGAGGACAACTACAAAGATGGCACCTTGATTTTGCAGCTTCTAAGGGACAACCTCACTTTGTGGACTGCTGACATTCCAGAGGATGCCG ATGGCCAAAAGGGAGATGCTGCAAACAAAACAGGTGGAATTGAGGATGCGGAG TGA
- the LOC132031174 gene encoding 14-3-3 protein 8 isoform X1: protein MASRENFVYMAKLAEQAERYDEMVDAMKNVANMDVELTVEERNLFSVGYKNVVGSRRASWRILSSIEQKEESRGNEQNVKRIQEYRKKVESELTDICNNIMTVIDEHLIPSCTAGESTVFYYKMKGDYYRYLAEFKTGDDKKEVSDLSLKAYQKATTTAEAELPITHPIRLGLALNFSVFYYEIMNSPERACQLAKQVFDEAISELDSLNEDNYKDGTLILQLLRDNLTLWTADIPEDAEDGQKGDAANKTGGIEDAE, encoded by the exons ATGGCTTCTCGTGAGAACTTTGTATATATGGCTAAGCTTGCTGAACAAGCTGAACGCTATGATG AGATGGTCGATGCGATGAAGAATGTTgcaaatatggatgttgaattgACTGTGGAGGAGAGGAATTTGTTTTCTGTTGGTTATAAGAATGTGGTAGGATCTAGGAGAGCATCTTGGAGGATCTTATCTTCCATCGAGCAGAAGGAAGAGTCTAGAGGAAATGAACAGAATGTGAAGCGGATCCAAGAGTACCGGAAAAAAGTTGAGTCAGAGCTCACCGACATTTGCAATAATATCATGACTGTGATTGATGAGCATCTGATTCCATCATGTACTGCAGGCGAATCAACTGTGTTTTACTACAAAAT GAAAGGGGATTATTATCGATACCTTGCAGAGTTCAAAACGGGTGATGACAAGAAAGAGGTTTCTGATCTGTCTTTAAAGGCATATCAG AAAGCTACAACTACTGCCGAGGCTGAATTACCAATTACCCATCCCATTCGGTTGGGTTTGGCTTTAAATTTCTCTGTTTTCTACTATGAGATAATGAACTCCCCTGAAAG GGCATGCCAACTGGCTAAGCAGGTTTTTGATGAAGCAATATCAGAGCTGGATTCCCTCAATGAGGACAACTACAAAGATGGCACCTTGATTTTGCAGCTTCTAAGGGACAACCTCACTTTGTGGACTGCTGACATTCCAGAGGATGCCG AAGATGGCCAAAAGGGAGATGCTGCAAACAAAACAGGTGGAATTGAGGATGCGGAG TGA